One window from the genome of Nicotiana sylvestris chromosome 9, ASM39365v2, whole genome shotgun sequence encodes:
- the LOC138877180 gene encoding uncharacterized protein — protein sequence MGNTIRQSIKTSKLTNNEAEYEAMIAGLELAKSLGAEVIEAKCDSLLVVNQVNKTFEVQEDRMQRYLDKLHVTLHRFKEWTLQHVPREQDSKADSFANLGSLVEEDEISSGTVIQLSRSVIEEVHAEINSTSLTWYWRNKYIEYLKNRKLTSDPKESRALRTKVARFKLAKDEILYIRTFDGLLAVCLGPGDTDYVLREVHEGTCGNHFGVESLVHKIIRAGYYWDSMQKRH from the coding sequence ATGGGCAACACTATTAGACAATCCATCAAAACTTCTaagttaactaacaatgaggccgagtacgaggccatgattgcaggtcttgaactggctaaaagcttgggggcggaagtcattgaagccaagtgcgACTCTTTGCTAGTagtaaaccaagtaaacaaaacctTCGAGGTTCAagaggatagaatgcaaaggtatttggacaagctaCATGTGACTTTGCACCGTTTTAAGGAATGGACCTTGCAACACGTACCTCGCGAGCAGGATAGTAAAGCAGATTCTTttgcaaatttggggtcattAGTCGAGGAGGACGAAATCAGCTCGGGGACTGTCATTCAACTCTCGAGGTCCGTGATCGAAGAAGTTCACGCTGAGATAAACTCCACAAGCTTAACTTGgtattggaggaataaatatatcgAGTACTTGAAAAACAGAAAGCTCACATCGGACCCGAAAGAATCAAGGGCCTTACGAACAAAAGTTGCTCGATTCAAATTGGCTAAAGATGAAATATTGTACATAAGGACATTCGACGGACTATTAGCAGTATGTTTGGGAccaggggacaccgattatgttttacGAGAAGTCCATGAAGGTACTTGTGGGAACCACTTCGGTGTTGAATCACTAGTTCACAAAATCATCAGAGCAGGATACTATTGGGATAGTATGCaaaaaagacactaa
- the LOC138877181 gene encoding uncharacterized protein, which yields MNKIQVKRVLVDPGSSANIIRSRVVEKLSFQDQIVPAARVLNGFNIASETIKEETMLLVNMAGPIQETKFHVIEGDMRYNALLGRPWIHNMKAVPSMLHQLLKFLTLEGVKAVYVEQLVAKEMFAIDEVIPISTLTTTKGLESKEKQEAK from the coding sequence atgaataaaattcaagttaaacgtgtgttggttgatccaggtagctcggcgaaTATTATTCGATCGAGGGTTGTGGAGAAACTCAGCTTTCAGGATCAGATTGTGCCTGCAGCTCGAGTGCTCAACGGTTTCAATATAGCGAGTGAAACAATAAAAGAGGAAACCATGTTGCTAGTAAACATGGCCGGACCTATCCAAGAAACAAAGTTCCATGTGatcgaaggagatatgaggtataatgcactgctcggaaggccttggatccataatATGAAGGCAGTACCTTCAATGCTTCATCAACTCTTGAAATTTCTAACACTGGAAGGAGTCAAAGCAGTGTACGTCGAACAACTAGTAGccaaagagatgtttgcaatcgaTGAGGTGATACCCATATCAACTTTGACGACAACAAAGGGACTAGAATCAAAGGAAAAACAGGAAGCCAAATAG